The genomic DNA CGATCCGCTTCTTCAACGGCCAGGGATAGGGCCCCTGTTGGAGCATCTCGATGTCATGATTGGTCTCGAGCACCAAAGCGTCCAGATTGCGCAGCCGGCGCCAGGCCTCGACCGAGCGCCTACCCAGGTCGGCGGCCAGCCCCAGCCGGCAACCCTCGGACTCCACCACCAGCCCGACCGGTTCGCGGGCGTCGTGAGGCACCGCGAAGGGTTCGATCGAGAAGGGCCCGGCCTCGAACGACCTGCCCGACTCGATGACGGCCGGCTCGGGGGAATGCGCCAGGAGCCGAACCGCCGACAACGTGCCGCGGGTGGCATAGATCGGAACACCGTGGCGGCGCGAGAAACGAGGCGCACCGCGCGAGTGGTCACCATGCTCGTGGGTGAGGATCACCGCGGCGAATCGATCGGGGGAGGCCCCGACCGCTTGGAGACGGCGCTCGATCTCGCGACACGAGAAGCCGGCATCGACGAGGATGCTCTCGTCGCCGCTCTCGACCAACACGCAATTACCCGCACTGCCCGAGCCGAGAACGCAGAATCGCATCGAAGCGCCGCCGAATGCGAGCGGGAGCTGCTCGGCGCTAGCGCGCATGGCTCTTTCGCACCGCAGTCGGAGGGTCGAAACGGCTGGCCCGGCTCAAATGCTCGCTCCAATCGACGGCGCGAAGACTAGAACTCATAGATGCGGCTCTGCTCCAGGAAACCCACGCGGGGATTGTTCAGAGTCCGCACCTCGTGAACGATTCTCTCGATGCAGGGTGGCTTCAGATGATGCAAGTAAATCGGGACCTCGGGCTGCAGTTTTTGAATCTCCTGCGACATTGTCTGGGGCGTCAGATGAAGCGAGAGGTCTGCGATCCGCTGCATCGAATTGTCGAAGCTGGTATCTAGACATACGGCCTTCAAGCCCGAGGCCGCGTTGGCGATCTCCCAAAGCCTTACCGTGGGACCGGTGTCGCTCGACCACACCACCGACACCCCCTCCTGTTCGATCAGGTACCCGAACGTCGGAACCACATGATCCACGAAGAACGGTGTAAAGGTCACGCCGTTGAGCGTGATCGGCACCTCCTCCTCGAGCTCGCAAAACCGGATCGATGGCAGCAGGTTGTTGGGCAGTCGAGTGAAGTCTGGCCAGGAAGCGTTGTTGAACAGATGCCTTCGGATCGAGTACGTCGTCGGCGCCGAAGCGTAGACATCGATTGCCTTCGTTTGGCCGTACACGTTCTCCACGAAGAACGGCAGCGAGTTAGTGTGGTCCATATGGGAATGGGTGAGCAAGACCGTTTCGACCTTGCGCTGGCGGTCGATCGGAAGCGCCTGCGACAACGAGCCCGCGTCGAGCGCGATGCTGTCGTTGATCAAGAGGCAAGTCAGTCGGCATTTGACGCTCTCGCCGCCGTAACTGCCGAGGACCTCGATCCGCATAGGAACAGCGTGAGTCTATCCGGCTCGCCCTACCCTCACAAGACAAGAAAGAGCGGCGCCGGAGGCGCCGCTCTTCAGCCCCGTGGGACGGGTTCCGGCGCTAGAATCTGCGGCCGATCCATATCGACGAGTCGAAGCCGTCTTCCGAATCCTTGAAGTCCCACTGCTTGGCCCAGTCGATGTTGAAGTCCAGGCCAAAGAGCCTCAGGGTGACGCCGAAGCCGTAGCTCGAGACACCGTCGACCAGCCGGTCGTCTTCGTCGAGGAACTTGAAGCTCTGCACGGAATCGTACCAGGCGCCGGCGATGTCGAGGAAGAACACGCCGCGCACGTTGCCCTGAAAAATGGGAGTAGAGAGCCGGTCGAGGAAGGGAAACCGCAACTCGAAGTTGGTGTAGAACGCCCGGTCGCCAACCAGCGACCGGAAGTCGAACCCGCGAACCGTGTCGAGGCCACCGAAGTAGAACGGATTCGGAAAGTTTCCCTCACTGGCGTAGGCGACTCCCCTGAAGGCCAGCTGCGACCGACGGGTCAGCTTGAAATACTGTCGATAATCCACCGCCAGGTTGCTGGTCAGGGTGCCGCTCTCGTCGAGATCGGGCGCATAGCTGCCACTGAGGTTCCAACGCCGGCCGCCGACGTAGCCCCAGGGACTCAAGACCACGGTGTCGCCCACGATGCCCGCGCTCAGGATTGGAAAGTCGTCCTTGCGCGGAGTGATGAGCGGAACGGGTTCCCCGGTTTCTGGGTCCCGAATCACCTGACCGTCGATATCGAACAGAAACGTCTGAAATCCGATGTCCCGGAAGGTGTATCCCAAGCCGAAGCTCACCCGATGCGAGACATTGATCGGATAGCTGAGGGAGAAATTGGCGCCGGTCTGGCTGAACGCCGTAGGCCCGCGCTCGAGAAACCCGGTCCGCTGATCCTGTCCGATGAAGAAATCGCGGTCATCGAAGAGATGCACCTGCCAGTTCCATCGATTCGACAGGTTGGCGTAGATGACGTCGAAGTTCTGGAAGTTCTCGATCGACTGAAAGGCGCCGATGATCCTGCGGTCGCCGAGAAAGTCGGAAAGCTGGATGAAGGAGGCACCGATGAAAGTCTGGTCGTCGGAGACGCCAACGGTTCCGCCGATGTCCTCGATGAAGAACTTGCGGCCGCCGAACTTGCCTTTGTTCCGGTCGTCGAGAGTCACCTCGATCGGCGGCTCGAACTGCTTCAGGTCCTCCGGTATCGAACCCTCGACTGAAAAGTCACCTCCCTTGACGATCACTTCCGGCTCGGTAATCGGCTCCTCCGGATCCAAAAGGTAGAGATCGAAACGTCCCTTCCAGAACGCCGTAAAAACCAGTCGTTCGGTGCCGTCCGGATTCGCGAGCAGGGTTGGCGTAAAACAGCCGGTAACCGAATTCGTGTGTCGCTTGATCTCGCCGCTGGCGAGATCAAGACTGTAGATGTTGTTGACCTCGGTGCGATCGGAGGTGAAGTAGACACGGTTGCCGTCGGCAGAGTACACCGCGTCGGTGTCGTTCCACTGGCCGTCGGTCAACGGAAACCGCTCGGTCGGTGAGTCGAGGTCGACCCGAAACAGCTTGCCGTAGCCGCCGACGACCGAGGTCATGACCAGCGACCTGCCGTCGGGAGAGTAGACCGGTGCGGCGTCGAAAATCGCGTCGTTGGTCAACTTGGCGACCTCACCGGTATCGACGTTGATCTCGAAGATATCGAACTGTCCACCTTGATGGCCCGAGAAAGCCACCGTCCGCCCGTCGGCACTCCAAGCGGGTGCGAACTGCTGCTCGACGTCCATATCGATGACGTTCGTGATCTTGCCTTTCAACACGTCGAGCACGACCAGACTTCGTCCCTTCTGCCGACGCGCGAAGAATGCGATGCGGTCGCCGTCGGGTGAGAAAGACAGGTCGCGTCCCATGCGTCGACCCATGGTCAACTCCTGGGCGATGAAGTACTGGAACTCGGCCTCGTCGAATCCCTTGGTGAGGTTGCGTAGCTCCTCTCTGCGCCTGGCGTCGTAGAGCACGATGTCGACCTGGGCCGAGTTGACGCTGCTGTAGGCGCTGCCGTCGGTACTGAAGGCGACCAGCAGATCACCCGAAGGCGACGCCGCCGGAGAGGCCTGCACGGCAATCGGGCCCTTCTTCTCGCGGAACCTGCGGCCGAAATCCGCCGGTTCGCCGGTGGCAATGAGCTCGGGAAGATACTTCTTCCGGAGCCAGCGCCGAAAGTCGGCGTCGAAATCCTCGGGCTCGACCTGAAAGGTCCGCTGCACCGAGCGCCCGGTGCGCGCGCCGAGGGTGTTACGGGTCTCGATCATGAAATCGCGCACGCCTTCCTTGCCGTAGATCTCCTCGATGTAATCGAACACGGCGTGACCGAATCGGTAGGCGAAGAAGCCGCCGAAGTCCTGGCTCACCGGCGGGATGCGATCGTTGACGACGGCATCGCGCAAGTACATCTTGTCGCGCGCCGACTCATCGTGCGCCATGTAGCTGGCCATGCCTTCCATGAACCAGGTCGGCGGTGCCGAGGCAACCCCCTTGCCGAGGTTGCCTCCGAAGATCATGTGGTACTGGAAGATGTGCGTCAGCTCGTGAAGCAACAGTTCATAGAGCTCGGGACCCGGCAGATCCACCGGTAGAACCATCCGGTTGCGCACCGGGCTGGCAAAGGCGCCGATACCCTCCGGAATGAAGTTCAGGATGATATTGGTCTGCTCGAAATCCGAGTGTGTCTCGTAGAAGATCAGCGGTGTGGCTTCTTCGATCTTGAAATTGAAGGCCACCGACAGCTCGTCGTAGGCGCTCTCGGCATAGGAAACGATCTTCTGCAGAAGGGGCGCCTCGGACTCGTAGTAGTAAACGTCGAAATGAGGAGAGTGGTAGACCTGCCACTCGAAGTTCTCGTAGCGGACCTTGTTCTTGCCGAACTGCGCCGCCACCGGACTCGCGGAGGCCAGGACGCCGACGGCCAGGCAGCCCGCTACCGCCAAGCGTGCTGCGGACCGGGTGAAACTCTTGTGAAGATTTGTTGACCGCAACACACCGCTCTCCTCAGGTTCAGTTGGTGAAAAGAAGCCGCGTGGTTTCGACACGCTTCTGACTAAAGACGCCCGAGATACGGTCCTCCAGCGCCTGGAGATTCTCGAACATTCCGGTCAAGGGATCGACGCTCTCGCCCGCGAACTGCTTGAAATCCTTGAAATTGTCGGAATAGACGCGGTTGCCGGTCTTGCCGTTGTAGACCTCCATGACGATGTCGTACTCGAAGCCGGTCTGCTCGACCAGGACTTGTCGATAGTACGTTCTGCCGTCGTAGGGCGATTCATAGGGCTCGGTCCGATAGCCGCTTCGATCCTGAATGTCGAAGTCGAGGCTTCCTGCCAGAATCAGATCGGCCCCGGTGCGTTCCCCCACGACCCGCCAGAAGTCGCTGTTCTGCGATAGGTCGGCGAAATCGTAGGTCGGGTAATCGACCGGGCCGGCCGCCACGAACTTGAGCCGCGTCCGTCGCCTGAGGATTCTCTTCAGGTAGCTCTCGAACTCCTCCTGGACATTGACACCGCGGCGCTCGATCGGCATCTCGCCCTCCTGAGCGACAACCAGAAAAGGCGCCAGAGTCACGGTTTCGACGTTCGTGAGGTCCAGGCGGGCTCGAACCGGCACCCTGAAACGCACTTCGACCGTGTTGCCGGCGACCGCGGCCTCGGACATCGCCAGTCCCAATAGGAGGACACCCGGCAGGACAGCGAACCCGAGGGCCGGTGGGCTTAAGTTCTTGATCCAGGGCATTGGTTAGCCTCCCATTGGGCTCTGTTCTGGCGCTTCTTGCGAAGGCTCGTCTACCGGCTCGGCAAGCAAGGTCCGGACCGTCGCCGCTATCGCCTAGAACCGCCGTTTCCGTTGGCCTCGCCTTCGCCGGACTCGTCGGCAGATTCGTCCGCCTTCGGCTCGTCGTCGGTCTTCGGGCGCAGACTCTCGTAGAACTCGACGAACTGCGCGTAGTTTCGGCGTAGCTCTTTGTTCGCGGAATCTCCTTCCAGGGCACGTTTGTAGTGCTCGAGAGCCAGTTCGAACTCGCCGATCGCCTCGTAGGCCACGGCCATGTTGTTGAGCACTCGAACGTCGCCCGGACGCTCCTTCAAGACCCTTGAAAAGCGAAAAAGGGCTTCATTCCAGAGCCCACGTTTCGCCATTTGGATGCCGAAGGCGAGCTGCGAATCGGTTCGGTCTTCCTTAGCCGCCTCCGCCGGGATCGCCGCGCAGCACAGCGCCGCCACGATCAGGACGACCGAGAAACGGCGCGTCCACTGAAACGACTCGTAACCTAATCGCATTCGAGTAACTTCCTCCAGGCCCTCACCCCGCGTTCGGACCTCGAGGTGAAGCAATTCCGGGTCCAGCAGTATATACGAGCCCTAACGCGCACGGATTTGGCTATTTTCTTGCTCGCCGAGTCGTCGAAGCGCCAGGCTCCGGCCCCGGCCCGCGTCTTTGCTCAATGTGGATGCCGAGTTTCTCGACGAGCTGATCGTGGCCCTCAACGCCTGTCCTTTCGTGTCGAGAGAGTCCAGTTGCCGGCTCTCGGCTGCGCCCCAAGACTGGCTTCGGACGCCGGCGAGCACAATTGGAGAGCGAGCTCAGGACCTGAAAGTGCCGGCCAAGGCGATTCGGCACGGCCTCGAGTGCGCCCGTCGAGCCCGTCAACTGGCCGGCCGCGAAAGAGCCCGAGCTCGGGAAGCGGACAGCTTCATCGTCACCCGGCACAGCGCTCGGTACCCTCGCGAGTTGCTGGCTCTCGAGCTGCCGCCGCCTGCGCTCTACGTCCGCGGACAGCTCAGCGCCCAACCCGGCGTCTCGATTGTCGGCTCCCGGAAGGCCGATCCCTACGGCATCGAGGCGGCCGAGAAGTTCTCCGGAGGACTGGCCGCGAACGGTCTCACGGTGGTTTCGGGGCTCGCCCTGGGCGTAGATTCA from bacterium includes the following:
- a CDS encoding BamA/TamA family outer membrane protein, translating into MLRSTNLHKSFTRSAARLAVAGCLAVGVLASASPVAAQFGKNKVRYENFEWQVYHSPHFDVYYYESEAPLLQKIVSYAESAYDELSVAFNFKIEEATPLIFYETHSDFEQTNIILNFIPEGIGAFASPVRNRMVLPVDLPGPELYELLLHELTHIFQYHMIFGGNLGKGVASAPPTWFMEGMASYMAHDESARDKMYLRDAVVNDRIPPVSQDFGGFFAYRFGHAVFDYIEEIYGKEGVRDFMIETRNTLGARTGRSVQRTFQVEPEDFDADFRRWLRKKYLPELIATGEPADFGRRFREKKGPIAVQASPAASPSGDLLVAFSTDGSAYSSVNSAQVDIVLYDARRREELRNLTKGFDEAEFQYFIAQELTMGRRMGRDLSFSPDGDRIAFFARRQKGRSLVVLDVLKGKITNVIDMDVEQQFAPAWSADGRTVAFSGHQGGQFDIFEINVDTGEVAKLTNDAIFDAAPVYSPDGRSLVMTSVVGGYGKLFRVDLDSPTERFPLTDGQWNDTDAVYSADGNRVYFTSDRTEVNNIYSLDLASGEIKRHTNSVTGCFTPTLLANPDGTERLVFTAFWKGRFDLYLLDPEEPITEPEVIVKGGDFSVEGSIPEDLKQFEPPIEVTLDDRNKGKFGGRKFFIEDIGGTVGVSDDQTFIGASFIQLSDFLGDRRIIGAFQSIENFQNFDVIYANLSNRWNWQVHLFDDRDFFIGQDQRTGFLERGPTAFSQTGANFSLSYPINVSHRVSFGLGYTFRDIGFQTFLFDIDGQVIRDPETGEPVPLITPRKDDFPILSAGIVGDTVVLSPWGYVGGRRWNLSGSYAPDLDESGTLTSNLAVDYRQYFKLTRRSQLAFRGVAYASEGNFPNPFYFGGLDTVRGFDFRSLVGDRAFYTNFELRFPFLDRLSTPIFQGNVRGVFFLDIAGAWYDSVQSFKFLDEDDRLVDGVSSYGFGVTLRLFGLDFNIDWAKQWDFKDSEDGFDSSIWIGRRF
- a CDS encoding tetratricopeptide repeat protein, with protein sequence MRLGYESFQWTRRFSVVLIVAALCCAAIPAEAAKEDRTDSQLAFGIQMAKRGLWNEALFRFSRVLKERPGDVRVLNNMAVAYEAIGEFELALEHYKRALEGDSANKELRRNYAQFVEFYESLRPKTDDEPKADESADESGEGEANGNGGSRR
- a CDS encoding 3',5'-cyclic-nucleotide phosphodiesterase, with the protein product MRIEVLGSYGGESVKCRLTCLLINDSIALDAGSLSQALPIDRQRKVETVLLTHSHMDHTNSLPFFVENVYGQTKAIDVYASAPTTYSIRRHLFNNASWPDFTRLPNNLLPSIRFCELEEEVPITLNGVTFTPFFVDHVVPTFGYLIEQEGVSVVWSSDTGPTVRLWEIANAASGLKAVCLDTSFDNSMQRIADLSLHLTPQTMSQEIQKLQPEVPIYLHHLKPPCIERIVHEVRTLNNPRVGFLEQSRIYEF
- a CDS encoding MBL fold metallo-hydrolase, with protein sequence MRASAEQLPLAFGGASMRFCVLGSGSAGNCVLVESGDESILVDAGFSCREIERRLQAVGASPDRFAAVILTHEHGDHSRGAPRFSRRHGVPIYATRGTLSAVRLLAHSPEPAVIESGRSFEAGPFSIEPFAVPHDAREPVGLVVESEGCRLGLAADLGRRSVEAWRRLRNLDALVLETNHDIEMLQQGPYPWPLKKRIAGDNGHLSNHDAADGLREIMSRRLQWVVLYHLSRTNNLPVLAREAVARVLSLGIARTEICVSEQSQPTPWLSVNA